CCTTCACCGAGACCGTGATAATACCCGCGGGCTTCTGGGACCGAGAGCTACTCGGGAAGGGTGTTGACGCTCTACGCGAGTGGCTATCCATGCCGTTAGAGCGTGTCATCGTGAACCCCGACAATCTATACGCTAGCCTCTTCACAGGGATGTGGAAGCTACGCCGCAGGCTTTACGATCATCTCGATGAGCGCGAGAAGACCGCCTTGAAGGCTGCGGGTGTGTTGGGGGATGACGGGAGGGTTAACGAGCGGCGTTTGAAGTGGGTATGGGAGCGGCTCAACTTCTACGAGTTCGGGCCACCCTATGGTATCAAGAGGTACCTGGTGCATAGAGATGGGCGCATGGAGCCCTTGGAGCCCATAGGATTCTGTGATCTTGTCGAGCACTTCCAGCAGGGTTGTATCGACCTTGCAAACGAGGCTATCGTGACCGGCTTCCGTAGGGGTGGGCGCGGCCACGTCACGGCGGTGATCGAGGAGCCCATTGGCGAGGTAGATCTACACAAGTACCCAGCGCTTGCGGACGCGCTCGAAGAGTACGAGTTGCTGAAGAGAAGGTGGGGCGAAGAGCCAAACGTGAAGCGCGATATCCTCCGCGGTGCTCTAGTCTCGCAGGCAGTGGCTGTGGTCTACCCGCCTAAGCGTGGTTTCGGCCGCCTCATCAAGATACCCAACAGGGTGATTTGGGTCGTTTACGGCGAGAAGCCCCTCGTGGTTAGAGGGCCTAAGGGAGAGACGATAGTCACTGATAGGCGTGGCGCGGTTTACGTGACTGGTGAGACTGCGGGCGTCTATACTGATTACACCTATGGCGTGACGATAGAGCTTCCACCCTGGGAGGACCCGAGCCTCGCTAGGATAGGTCTCGCGCTCCTAAACATAGTCCTTCGCAGGAAGTTCGGCATAGCGTTCGAGACGATAATGTATAGTGTTGAGAGGCTAGGCGATTACAAGGCAATCTCTCTCCACGAGCCAGAGGCCGCCGGTATAATAGAGCGGCTAGACTGGCGGGAGGTGTTGAAAGCAGTTAGGGAGTATGAGCCGAGTGGGCTTGACACGGCGCTACTAGCCCTAATAGACGAGGTGGCCTATGCCGAGTTTCTCGGCAAGAGTCTCGACTGGAGTGTCGCCAAGACGGCCGCGGAGAGAATGGCTAGCATCATTGCAAACGCTCTCTCGAAACGCGAGGTTATCGAAGTCGCTGGTGTCAAGCTTGAGCTTGTAAAACCAGGCCCAGAGCACAAGATACTCGCGGTTGGCGTTGCGCTCGAGGAGGCTTCTGCACCCAGAGGGCTCCTGGCACTAGCGCTCTTCGACGGAGAGAATATGCACAAGTGGAGCGGCGAGGTGTACCTCCTGCCGGGCGTGAGACCCCCAGACGACCTTAGGACACTCGAGCTCCTCGCCCAGGACCTGGTAGACTACGAGGGATACAAGCTCGTAGTGCCGTCGCGCGAGTCGATAGAGACTCTACGCAAGGGCGGACTACGGCTACTCCCAAGGCTAGCCGCTGAGGCTCTCGACGCGCGAGAGGTGTGGCGGGAGGCTGGCCTCCCGGAAGAGCTGCAACCACTCGCAGTGAGAGCAGCCGCCGAGAGACTAGGTTGGAGCATGCCGGACCCAGCGGAGCTCGCGGCTAACGCTGCCGAGGCTCTACAAAAGGGGTGGAGGAGGAAGGCTCTCGAGGCGCTAGAGAAGGCCGCAGAGGCTACAGCCCGCATAGTATACCTCACCGCTCTCCTAGCCAAGAGGGCCTCCCGGGACAATAACCGAGGTTCAAACGCGGGTTGAGCCCCTCCCCGCAGGCCACTTCGACGATGAACCCTCACAGTGGTGGAATGCTCGCAGTGAGGGCCAACAGCCCTACGTGGCTGCAGGACGGTGCGACCGTCTGCACTTCTACAGTAGTTGTACAACATTTAGCGCTTGTTTAGTTCCTGCTTGTACGTGCGGCTCGAAGGGGGCTAGCGTAGCTTGACTGTCACGGTTCACGGTAACCCTAGGACGCTATACCCCCTACTAGACTGGGATCGCGAGGTATACGTGCTGGGTATAGAGTCCACAGCGCACACATTTGGCGTCGGCATAGCCTCTACGAGACCACCCTACATACTAGCCAACGCGAGGCGAACATACCGGCCAGAGAAGGGCGGTATCCACCCGCGCGAGTCAGCTAGCTTCATGGCGCGTGTGGCGCCGGACGTAGTGAGAGAGGCCCTCGAGGAGGCAGGTGTGAAACCATCGCAGCTTGACGCGATTGCTGTGGCTCTCGGCCCCGGCCTAGGCCCCTGCTTGAGGATAGGCGCGACCATCGCGAGGGGGCTAGCGGCGTACCTAGGCAAGCCGTTGATCCCCGTGAATCACGCTGTTGCACACGTGGAGATAGGTAGGTTGAGTGGCGGGCTCCAGGATCCACTCGTGGTGTACGTCTCGGGGGGCAACACGACCGTACTCGCGTACGGCAAGGGCAGATACCGTGTATTCGGCGAGACGCTTGACATCGCGCTGGGCAACTTGCTTGACACATTCGCGAGAGAGGTCGGCATAGCCCCACCCTACGTCGTCGAGGGGCTCCACGTGGTAGACCGTTGCGCCTCCGAGGCAGACGAGCCCCATCCACTCCCCTACGTCGTCAAGGGGCAGGACGTGAGCTTCTCGGGTCTACTCACCGCTGCCCTACGTGCAGTGGAGAGAGGCGTACCGCTACCCAAGGTCTGCCTAGGATTACGCGAAGTAGCATACGGAGCTGTAGTCGAGGTTGGCGAGAGAGGACTCGCGCACACCGGAAAGAAAGAAGTGCTGCTAGTCGGCGGTGTCGCGGCAAGCCCCATACTAAGAGAGAAGATGAAACTCATGGCAAACCTCCACAACGCTAGGTTCCACGCGCCCCCACCGCCACTCGCAGGAGACAACGGCGCAATGATAGCATGGACAGGCCTCCTGGCGTACATGAGCGGCGTAACCATCCCGATAAAGGATAGCAGAGTAAGACAAAGATGGAGAGTAGACGAGTACGTGATACCTTGGAATGTTCAGTTAGACAAGTAGGTAGCTACAACAAGTCTAGATTCAGACTTTTCAACATAGTTTTTAATCCTACAAGTGTCGGTCAAGACATGCTCTGGAGGAACAATGTATGGTTGAACAGCTGCTGAACGAACTTGATAAGTGCACAACGCCGGAGGACCTTGCAGCGCTGGTAAAGGAGTACATCAATGATCCTAGTCGAGTTGTTAGTCCAGTGTCAGAAGGAATTCTGACAGAGTATAAGTACAGTGTGAGAAGACTAGGTAGACTCCTGCCGTTACTTC
The Pyrolobus fumarii 1A DNA segment above includes these coding regions:
- a CDS encoding DEAD/DEAH box helicase, translated to MPIDTRLLLEKLGYSYEFLSEPASSPSFSSKRFEEIHERFSNTRLRGRRLYRHQLETLEALTEGCNVILVAGTGSGKTEAWFMYTALAVRSGLEPRVLALYPTLALAHDQVARLREYGEATGVKVVALDAGERERLERSLGRAGLRRVISEAHVVATNPAFLLQEVKRLGEGRDPILKPFIENPWLIVIDELDFYSPRGVALIDAMLRIIAMVSKVKPRVAVLTATLANPEELAKHLRSVTGRCTRIVRGEPFRVENRVYIVLGKDLEALRKLIKEKVRGSEDRLPRDILEALSDPERFRKEAYRVTGALRGLGFDVPSPSIDITEILASYVEDDGVTLVFTRSIAVAERLARRLREKLGDKAELVAAHHHLVPREERRRVEEAARQGRVKIIFSPRTLAQGVDIGTVVRVVHYGLPEDVREFLQREGRKGRRPDIPFTETVIIPAGFWDRELLGKGVDALREWLSMPLERVIVNPDNLYASLFTGMWKLRRRLYDHLDEREKTALKAAGVLGDDGRVNERRLKWVWERLNFYEFGPPYGIKRYLVHRDGRMEPLEPIGFCDLVEHFQQGCIDLANEAIVTGFRRGGRGHVTAVIEEPIGEVDLHKYPALADALEEYELLKRRWGEEPNVKRDILRGALVSQAVAVVYPPKRGFGRLIKIPNRVIWVVYGEKPLVVRGPKGETIVTDRRGAVYVTGETAGVYTDYTYGVTIELPPWEDPSLARIGLALLNIVLRRKFGIAFETIMYSVERLGDYKAISLHEPEAAGIIERLDWREVLKAVREYEPSGLDTALLALIDEVAYAEFLGKSLDWSVAKTAAERMASIIANALSKREVIEVAGVKLELVKPGPEHKILAVGVALEEASAPRGLLALALFDGENMHKWSGEVYLLPGVRPPDDLRTLELLAQDLVDYEGYKLVVPSRESIETLRKGGLRLLPRLAAEALDAREVWREAGLPEELQPLAVRAAAERLGWSMPDPAELAANAAEALQKGWRRKALEALEKAAEATARIVYLTALLAKRASRDNNRGSNAG
- the kae1 gene encoding KEOPS complex N(6)-L-threonylcarbamoyladenine synthase Kae1, translating into MTVTVHGNPRTLYPLLDWDREVYVLGIESTAHTFGVGIASTRPPYILANARRTYRPEKGGIHPRESASFMARVAPDVVREALEEAGVKPSQLDAIAVALGPGLGPCLRIGATIARGLAAYLGKPLIPVNHAVAHVEIGRLSGGLQDPLVVYVSGGNTTVLAYGKGRYRVFGETLDIALGNLLDTFAREVGIAPPYVVEGLHVVDRCASEADEPHPLPYVVKGQDVSFSGLLTAALRAVERGVPLPKVCLGLREVAYGAVVEVGERGLAHTGKKEVLLVGGVAASPILREKMKLMANLHNARFHAPPPPLAGDNGAMIAWTGLLAYMSGVTIPIKDSRVRQRWRVDEYVIPWNVQLDK